One genomic segment of Chryseobacterium phocaeense includes these proteins:
- a CDS encoding putative LPS assembly protein LptD has product MAKTVLKNILQILIILIFNNFLAQKTPEKLPKNAVNDTISKKDTIVVKKEALEDILRTKADDQRRDVPKKMTFLNKNAQVKYQDMQIDADYISIDDNKNLIYARGKQDSLGKIIEPVITTQAGKKYETNEFSYNTKTKQAIAYNARTEESEGVITAQKTKKYNDSVFAMRNADYTTDEYYIKKKDTASDYFMRASNIKLIKTKEKSQIVTGPIQMYIERVPTPLILPFAILPFSDKRAAGILIPSFGEREDVGFFLNGLGYYQPIGEHFDLKVLADIYTKGSWNIRPQMNYLKKYRYSGTFTADVGTMVRGIKGLDDYSRNSTYRIAWTHTQDTKANPFLTFSASVDIVSTKFYNNNLNNNYIFNQNVLNTQQNSTVTITKRFLKLPVTITGTASYAQNFATGLADLRLPQMNVAINQFYLFKSKTGVRQGLLENITVNTGFNLTNFVSTQENELFTNAMWDKMQTGLKNNIALGTNTTVAKYFTFSLSANIDNALTTKTLKKYYDPVKNVDVEDIQKNVAGYSTFSSSASLQTTLYGMLKFKKGAAVEAVRHMMTPSLSFTYSPDFSSPGFGYYKNYYNAEGALTPYSIFEKGIVGSPSSGVVGALGFNIGNNIEMKVKSKSDSTGVKKIKIFESLNLSGNYNFAAKTHPWSVFSINGQSSFFNNKLSVNTSLSLEPYKIIFAPGATTGIRTEQFGHFSVQGFNVQLSYPLSSELFGEKTDYGKKYPAKGEVRNENYYFDDDNYAHFDQAWTLNINANYAYTKGLSALGNKIASIGLDGSIKLTPYWNINGSTHFDLVTKDLAYTRIGFSRDQRSFTINFNWVPFGQYKVYDFFIGIKANILSDALKYKDRSFTQPNAPF; this is encoded by the coding sequence TTGGCCAAAACCGTCCTCAAAAATATATTACAAATTTTAATTATCCTAATTTTTAACAATTTTTTAGCACAGAAAACGCCTGAAAAATTGCCTAAAAATGCGGTTAATGATACTATTTCCAAAAAGGATACCATAGTTGTAAAAAAGGAAGCTTTAGAAGATATTCTTCGTACAAAAGCAGACGATCAGCGCAGGGATGTTCCCAAGAAAATGACTTTCCTGAACAAAAATGCCCAGGTAAAATACCAGGACATGCAGATCGATGCTGACTATATCTCTATTGACGACAACAAAAACCTGATCTATGCCCGGGGAAAACAGGATTCTCTGGGGAAAATCATAGAACCTGTTATTACCACACAGGCTGGAAAGAAATATGAGACCAACGAGTTCAGCTACAATACCAAAACAAAGCAGGCCATTGCGTATAATGCCCGGACAGAAGAAAGTGAAGGGGTAATCACAGCGCAGAAAACCAAAAAATATAACGATTCCGTATTTGCGATGAGAAACGCAGATTATACGACCGATGAATATTATATCAAGAAAAAAGATACGGCTTCGGATTATTTTATGCGGGCTTCCAATATCAAGCTGATTAAAACCAAAGAAAAATCGCAGATCGTTACAGGACCCATCCAGATGTATATTGAAAGGGTTCCGACCCCTCTGATTCTTCCGTTTGCCATCCTTCCGTTTTCCGATAAAAGAGCTGCCGGTATCCTGATCCCGAGTTTCGGGGAAAGGGAAGATGTAGGGTTTTTCCTGAACGGCCTTGGTTACTACCAGCCGATCGGGGAACATTTTGACCTTAAAGTGCTCGCTGATATTTACACCAAAGGAAGCTGGAACATAAGGCCTCAGATGAATTATCTGAAAAAATACCGCTATTCCGGAACCTTTACAGCGGATGTAGGAACCATGGTAAGAGGAATCAAAGGTCTGGATGATTACAGCAGAAACAGTACCTACAGAATTGCATGGACGCATACCCAGGATACCAAGGCGAATCCTTTCCTGACCTTCAGTGCTTCCGTAGATATTGTAAGTACGAAGTTTTACAATAATAACCTGAACAACAACTATATTTTCAATCAGAACGTTCTGAATACGCAGCAGAACTCTACGGTAACCATTACAAAAAGGTTCCTGAAGCTGCCTGTTACGATAACCGGAACGGCATCCTATGCCCAGAATTTTGCGACAGGACTTGCAGATCTCCGCCTTCCCCAGATGAATGTGGCGATCAACCAGTTTTATCTGTTTAAATCTAAAACGGGAGTAAGACAGGGACTTCTTGAAAATATTACAGTGAATACCGGTTTTAACCTGACCAATTTTGTAAGTACCCAGGAAAATGAGCTTTTTACCAATGCGATGTGGGATAAAATGCAGACAGGACTTAAAAATAATATTGCCTTAGGAACCAATACCACCGTTGCGAAATATTTTACGTTCAGTTTAAGTGCTAATATTGACAATGCGTTAACGACCAAAACGCTTAAAAAATATTATGATCCTGTAAAGAATGTGGATGTGGAAGACATTCAGAAAAATGTTGCGGGATATTCTACTTTCTCATCTTCTGCGAGCCTTCAGACTACTTTATACGGAATGCTGAAATTCAAAAAAGGAGCGGCAGTAGAAGCTGTAAGACATATGATGACGCCTAGTCTTAGCTTTACTTACTCTCCGGATTTCTCAAGTCCAGGTTTCGGATATTATAAGAATTACTATAATGCAGAAGGAGCACTGACCCCGTATTCTATTTTTGAAAAAGGAATTGTGGGAAGCCCTTCAAGCGGTGTTGTAGGTGCTTTAGGATTTAACATCGGGAACAATATTGAAATGAAAGTGAAATCCAAGAGTGATTCCACAGGAGTGAAGAAAATCAAGATCTTTGAATCTCTAAACCTTTCAGGAAATTACAATTTTGCAGCAAAAACCCATCCATGGTCTGTATTCAGTATCAACGGACAGTCATCTTTCTTTAATAATAAATTAAGTGTGAATACAAGTCTTTCCCTGGAACCCTATAAAATTATTTTTGCTCCGGGTGCAACAACAGGGATAAGAACAGAACAGTTCGGTCATTTCAGTGTGCAGGGGTTCAATGTACAGCTTTCCTATCCTTTGAGCAGTGAGCTCTTCGGCGAGAAAACAGATTATGGTAAAAAATATCCGGCCAAAGGAGAAGTGAGAAATGAGAATTATTATTTTGATGATGATAATTATGCCCATTTCGATCAGGCATGGACTTTGAATATCAACGCGAATTATGCTTATACAAAAGGTCTGTCCGCCCTTGGCAATAAAATTGCTTCTATTGGTCTGGATGGAAGTATTAAGCTTACTCCGTACTGGAATATCAACGGAAGTACGCATTTTGACCTTGTGACGAAAGATCTGGCTTATACAAGAATTGGTTTTTCAAGAGATCAGAGGAGTTTTACCATCAATTTTAACTGGGTGCCTTTCGGACAGTACAAAGTATATGACTTCTTTATCGGGATCAAAGCCAATATCCTGAGCGATGCCCTGAAGTATAAGGACAGAAGTTTTACACAGCCTAATGCACCTTTCTAA
- the trhO gene encoding oxygen-dependent tRNA uridine(34) hydroxylase TrhO gives MQLYNTLSAEERAQLIDEAGKDRLTLSFYAYAKIEDPKKFRDELFIAWNALDALGRIYVAHEGINAQMSVPADQFEAFRDTLEVYDFMKGIRLNVAVDQDNHSFLKLTIKVRNKIVADGLNDASFDVTNKGIHLKAQEFNTMLEDPNTIVVDFRNHYESEVGHFEGAITPDVENFRESLPIINEQLQNFKEDKNLLMYCTGGIRCEKASAYFKHQGFKNVYQLEGGIIEYTRQIKEEGIKSKFIGKNFVFDHRLGERITDDIISQCHQCGKPCDNHTNCANDACHLLFIQCDECKAAMENTCSTECLETIHLPWEEQVALRKGLQVGNKVFRKGKSEALKFKNSGDLSTQTLAKATKAETKDVRQKIKVKKILVGKAEHYYSKSKIAQFLIENTELSVGDKVLISGPTTGEQEITMTEIYANGGPCETAKKGDQITFELPFRVRLSDKLYKILS, from the coding sequence ATGCAACTGTACAACACCTTAAGCGCAGAAGAAAGAGCTCAGCTTATTGATGAAGCCGGTAAGGACCGCCTTACGTTGTCTTTCTATGCGTATGCCAAAATTGAAGATCCCAAAAAATTTCGCGATGAATTATTTATAGCCTGGAATGCACTGGATGCGCTTGGCCGTATTTATGTTGCCCATGAAGGAATTAATGCTCAGATGAGTGTTCCTGCGGATCAGTTTGAGGCGTTTCGCGATACCCTGGAAGTCTACGATTTTATGAAAGGAATCCGTTTGAATGTGGCGGTTGACCAGGACAATCACTCCTTTTTAAAACTGACGATAAAAGTCAGGAACAAAATTGTCGCAGACGGTCTCAATGATGCCTCCTTTGATGTAACCAACAAAGGAATCCACCTGAAAGCGCAGGAGTTTAATACGATGCTTGAAGATCCGAATACCATTGTCGTGGATTTCAGAAATCACTACGAAAGTGAAGTAGGGCATTTTGAAGGAGCCATTACGCCTGATGTTGAAAATTTCAGGGAAAGTTTACCTATTATTAACGAGCAGCTTCAGAATTTCAAAGAAGATAAAAACCTGCTGATGTACTGTACCGGCGGAATTCGTTGCGAAAAAGCCAGTGCTTACTTTAAACATCAGGGTTTTAAAAATGTATACCAGCTGGAAGGCGGAATTATTGAATATACCCGTCAGATCAAAGAAGAAGGGATCAAAAGTAAATTCATAGGAAAGAATTTTGTATTCGACCACAGACTAGGGGAAAGAATTACAGACGATATTATTTCCCAGTGTCACCAATGTGGAAAGCCTTGCGACAACCACACCAATTGCGCGAATGATGCGTGCCATCTGTTATTTATCCAGTGTGATGAATGTAAAGCTGCGATGGAAAACACATGTTCTACAGAATGTCTGGAAACCATCCATCTGCCTTGGGAAGAGCAGGTTGCATTAAGAAAAGGACTTCAGGTTGGGAATAAAGTGTTCAGAAAAGGAAAATCCGAAGCTCTGAAATTTAAAAACTCCGGGGATTTGTCAACCCAGACTTTAGCCAAAGCAACAAAGGCTGAAACCAAAGATGTCCGTCAGAAAATAAAAGTGAAAAAGATATTGGTCGGAAAAGCTGAACATTATTATTCAAAATCAAAAATCGCCCAGTTTTTAATTGAAAATACTGAACTTTCTGTAGGTGATAAAGTTTTGATATCAGGTCCCACAACCGGTGAGCAGGAAATTACGATGACTGAAATTTATGCAAACGGCGGTCCTTGTGAGACAGCTAAAAAAGGAGATCAGATCACTTTTGAGCTTCCTTTCAGGGTTCGTTTATCCGACAAGCTTTATAAAATCCTATCATAA
- a CDS encoding VOC family protein, translated as MARIISSAPQLAVTDVQKTIGFYEKIGFSVVNTLENNGRMVYGMVIKDGFQIHFIETKKEKIHFNTDLNPLASDLILWIPEIEEFYQKVIQLDIEIDEPMTKRIYGNTEFSFKDIDGHKILVCD; from the coding sequence ATGGCCAGGATTATTTCTTCAGCTCCCCAGCTGGCAGTTACAGATGTTCAGAAGACCATTGGGTTTTATGAGAAAATAGGGTTCTCTGTGGTGAATACTTTGGAGAATAATGGTAGAATGGTCTATGGTATGGTGATAAAGGACGGTTTTCAGATTCATTTTATTGAAACTAAAAAAGAGAAGATTCATTTTAATACGGATTTAAATCCCCTGGCATCTGATCTGATCCTGTGGATTCCTGAAATTGAGGAATTTTACCAGAAAGTCATACAACTGGATATTGAAATTGATGAGCCTATGACCAAAAGGATATACGGTAATACCGAATTTTCTTTTAAAGATATAGATGGACATAAAATACTGGTCTGTGATTAA
- a CDS encoding trypsin-like peptidase domain-containing protein, translated as MKSTLKKLLPFAVVGVVSGATTVGTLKYFGEHSSNGDQSYFTAAAPNASFVGMNTGAVGDDFVKASKTTVPAVVTIKNYQSRSTSRASEQDLFDFFFGDPFGGRGQQRQKQQAPDNMPSGMGSGVIISPDGYIISNNHVVAGANKLEVVLSNKKSYIATLVGTDPNTDISLLKIEEKGLPYLNFANSDNIEVGQWVLAVGNPLGLNSTVTAGIVSAKGRGIGILGGQGKATNPIESFIQTDAAINPGNSGGALVNVNGDLIGINSAIQSTTGYYQGYGFAVPANLARKIVEDIKKFGIVQRGFLGVSSLDLSNDMQVSAYNKQFKTTIKSGSGVYVTGFGDNSGAEDAGLKKGDIITKIDTYDITDFADLSMSIGSKRPGDKVQVTYLRNGKPNTTTVTLKDQKGGTTTRTKDDLSVTEKIGADFDPLNEKFKTEYGLNSGVVAKNVNEGSEMAKIGIVDNYIIIEINGKPVNSQKDVEKILDKYQGNVQVKFVDDYGRIYTKGFKMP; from the coding sequence ATGAAGAGTACTTTAAAAAAACTATTGCCTTTTGCAGTAGTTGGAGTTGTCTCAGGAGCGACTACCGTTGGGACATTAAAATATTTCGGTGAGCATTCCAGTAACGGGGACCAGTCTTATTTCACAGCTGCCGCTCCCAATGCTTCATTCGTAGGCATGAATACCGGAGCTGTAGGTGATGATTTCGTAAAAGCATCAAAAACCACGGTTCCCGCAGTAGTTACCATTAAAAATTATCAGAGCAGATCTACCAGCAGAGCTTCGGAGCAGGATTTGTTTGATTTCTTCTTCGGAGATCCGTTCGGAGGAAGAGGCCAGCAAAGACAGAAGCAGCAGGCGCCGGACAATATGCCATCGGGAATGGGATCCGGGGTAATCATCTCGCCGGACGGATACATTATTTCCAATAACCACGTTGTAGCAGGAGCCAATAAACTGGAAGTGGTTTTAAGCAACAAGAAATCCTATATTGCAACACTGGTGGGAACAGATCCAAACACGGATATTTCCTTACTTAAGATAGAAGAAAAAGGACTCCCCTATTTAAATTTTGCCAATTCAGATAATATTGAAGTGGGGCAATGGGTACTGGCTGTAGGAAACCCGCTTGGATTAAACTCTACGGTAACGGCAGGGATTGTTTCGGCTAAAGGAAGAGGAATTGGTATTCTTGGAGGTCAGGGAAAAGCAACCAATCCTATTGAAAGCTTTATCCAGACCGATGCAGCCATCAACCCGGGCAACTCAGGAGGTGCGCTTGTGAACGTGAATGGTGATCTTATCGGGATCAACTCAGCGATCCAGTCTACAACAGGATATTATCAGGGATACGGATTCGCCGTTCCTGCCAACCTCGCCAGAAAAATTGTTGAGGATATCAAGAAATTCGGAATTGTACAGAGAGGATTCTTAGGTGTTTCTTCATTAGACCTTTCCAACGATATGCAGGTAAGCGCTTATAACAAACAGTTTAAAACTACCATCAAATCAGGTTCCGGTGTCTATGTAACAGGATTTGGAGATAACAGCGGTGCCGAAGATGCAGGTCTCAAAAAAGGAGATATCATTACGAAAATTGACACGTATGACATTACAGATTTTGCTGATCTTTCCATGTCTATCGGAAGCAAACGTCCGGGTGACAAAGTTCAGGTAACTTACCTGAGAAACGGGAAGCCAAATACTACAACTGTAACACTTAAAGATCAGAAAGGAGGAACTACCACCCGAACAAAAGATGATTTAAGCGTAACAGAAAAGATAGGAGCTGATTTTGATCCGCTGAATGAAAAGTTTAAAACTGAATACGGATTAAACAGCGGTGTAGTAGCTAAGAATGTAAATGAAGGAAGCGAAATGGCCAAAATTGGCATCGTAGACAATTATATCATTATAGAAATCAACGGAAAACCGGTGAACTCACAGAAAGATGTAGAAAAGATCCTTGATAAATACCAGGGGAATGTACAGGTGAAATTTGTGGACGACTACGGAAGAATCTATACCAAAGGATTTAAAATGCCTTAA
- a CDS encoding 5-formyltetrahydrofolate cyclo-ligase yields the protein MLKAELRKIYMQKRKALSSDEALLLSEKILENFLNYFKPEAGQKVHIFIPIEKFKEINTWAFIDVFLHRNIRVFVPKVVADKLISVEINKDTAYETSGWGISEPLSSEDSGELHFDYVMTPLLYSDVYGNRIGYGKGFYDAFFQSISPTSRKIGVNYFNPNEKIDDVWENDIPLDYLVTPTEVLSFFSGEE from the coding sequence ATGCTGAAAGCCGAGCTTAGAAAAATATATATGCAGAAAAGAAAAGCCTTGTCAAGTGATGAGGCTTTGCTGTTATCTGAAAAAATACTGGAAAACTTCCTGAATTATTTTAAACCGGAAGCAGGGCAGAAGGTGCATATTTTTATCCCCATTGAAAAGTTTAAAGAAATCAATACATGGGCCTTCATTGATGTTTTTTTGCACAGAAACATCCGGGTTTTTGTCCCGAAAGTGGTCGCTGATAAGTTGATTTCAGTGGAAATAAACAAAGATACAGCCTATGAAACCAGTGGATGGGGAATTTCAGAACCGCTTTCCAGTGAAGATTCCGGGGAGCTTCATTTTGATTATGTAATGACGCCTCTGCTGTACAGCGATGTTTATGGAAACAGGATAGGGTATGGAAAAGGCTTTTATGATGCATTTTTCCAAAGTATTTCCCCAACTTCAAGAAAAATCGGCGTCAATTACTTCAATCCCAATGAAAAGATCGATGATGTCTGGGAAAATGATATTCCGCTTGACTATTTGGTTACGCCTACCGAAGTGCTGTCTTTCTTTAGTGGTGAAGAATAA
- the rmuC gene encoding DNA recombination protein RmuC, translating into MEMTYLIIGFIAGGVLGAVILYFALKSSTVSRSSYDELNNQQIRNHSDLENLNLKLQELNQNISREKEQNQQQTDLLNDLKNEYAKISAEHASLNSQFLEQKQLNSKQTAQIENLISEKQHIFAKNSELSAKNDGLQQSLDTQKEEITKIQEESKLQFENLANKILEEKTEKFTTLNQNNLKTILEPFQEKIADLKNRVNEAYEKENKERFSLAEKVKELAELNQQISEDAKKLTRALKGESKTQGNWGEMILESILEKSGLVKGREYFLEHELRDEDNKALFSEFSGKKMRPDAVVKYPDERNVIIDSKVSLTAFTELVDETDQDIYLMKLNQHLGSIKNHIMQLSQKAYDDYGKSLDFVMMFIPSEPAYIAAMQADQDLWNYAYERRILLLNPSNLITSLKLIADLWKREYQNRNSMEIADRGAKLYDKFVGFVENLEKVGKNLDQAKNVYNEAYKQLSTGNDNLVIQTQKLKSLGIKNKKDLPQSLIDNSNFLETEN; encoded by the coding sequence ATGGAGATGACATATTTAATTATTGGATTTATTGCCGGAGGAGTTCTCGGAGCTGTTATTTTGTATTTTGCCTTAAAATCATCAACAGTTTCAAGAAGTTCTTATGATGAACTGAATAACCAGCAGATCAGAAATCATTCAGATCTTGAAAATCTTAATCTTAAACTTCAGGAGCTGAATCAAAATATCAGCAGGGAAAAAGAACAGAATCAGCAACAGACGGATCTACTGAATGACCTGAAAAATGAGTACGCTAAAATTTCTGCAGAGCACGCCTCACTGAATTCCCAGTTTCTGGAACAGAAGCAGCTTAACTCCAAACAGACCGCCCAAATTGAAAATCTGATTTCAGAGAAGCAGCATATTTTTGCTAAAAACTCTGAACTTTCTGCTAAAAATGACGGACTTCAGCAATCACTGGATACTCAGAAAGAAGAGATCACCAAGATCCAGGAAGAATCAAAACTTCAGTTTGAGAACCTGGCCAATAAAATCTTAGAGGAAAAAACTGAAAAGTTTACCACTTTAAATCAGAATAATTTAAAGACCATTCTTGAACCTTTCCAGGAAAAGATCGCAGACTTGAAAAACCGCGTGAATGAAGCCTACGAGAAGGAAAACAAAGAACGTTTTTCCCTTGCAGAAAAAGTAAAAGAACTGGCAGAACTGAACCAGCAGATTTCTGAAGATGCCAAAAAACTGACGAGAGCCCTGAAAGGAGAAAGCAAAACCCAGGGAAACTGGGGTGAAATGATCCTGGAAAGTATCCTTGAAAAATCAGGACTGGTAAAAGGAAGGGAATACTTCCTGGAGCATGAGCTTCGCGATGAAGACAACAAAGCCCTGTTCTCAGAATTCTCCGGAAAGAAAATGCGTCCCGATGCCGTTGTAAAATATCCGGATGAAAGAAACGTGATCATTGATTCCAAGGTATCCCTGACCGCCTTTACGGAACTTGTGGATGAGACTGACCAGGATATTTACCTGATGAAGCTTAACCAGCATTTAGGTTCCATCAAAAACCATATTATGCAGCTGAGCCAGAAAGCATATGATGATTATGGAAAATCCCTGGACTTCGTGATGATGTTTATTCCCAGCGAACCAGCCTATATTGCAGCCATGCAGGCAGATCAGGACCTGTGGAATTATGCCTACGAAAGAAGAATTCTCCTTCTGAATCCAAGCAATCTGATCACTTCTTTAAAACTGATTGCCGATCTTTGGAAACGTGAATACCAGAACAGAAATTCTATGGAAATTGCAGATCGCGGAGCCAAACTCTACGATAAATTCGTAGGTTTCGTGGAGAATCTGGAAAAAGTAGGAAAAAATCTTGACCAGGCTAAAAATGTTTATAATGAAGCCTACAAACAGCTTTCTACCGGAAATGACAATCTTGTGATCCAAACCCAGAAACTGAAATCTCTCGGCATCAAAAATAAAAAAGATCTACCCCAGAGCCTTATTGACAACAGCAACTTTTTAGAAACAGAAAATTAA
- a CDS encoding TrmH family RNA methyltransferase yields MLIESFQNDKIKNITKLLADNRFRKKSKVFVVEGQQENERALHYDFQPVEFFICENIFKGKLPDAKLHFVSEKVYEKIAYRGSSEGVIGIYKTKDSQLSAFVPRENATVIIVEGVEKPGNLGAILRSCEAFGIDALIVADGKADFYNPNVIRSSVGCLFGMEVYDAENMETLDFLQKYNFNIYTTLMDETAEDIYKRDFTQRSAVLFGTEHSGLSDFWIGKGKNTLIPMAGSIDSLNLSNAVAITCYESLRQKKG; encoded by the coding sequence ATGTTGATAGAAAGTTTTCAAAACGATAAAATAAAGAATATCACCAAACTCCTGGCTGATAACAGGTTCCGTAAAAAATCCAAAGTTTTTGTTGTGGAAGGACAGCAGGAAAACGAAAGAGCCTTACACTATGATTTTCAACCTGTAGAGTTTTTTATCTGCGAAAATATATTCAAAGGAAAGCTTCCGGATGCTAAACTTCACTTTGTCAGTGAAAAAGTATACGAAAAAATAGCTTACAGAGGGAGTTCAGAAGGAGTAATCGGAATATACAAAACCAAAGACAGCCAGTTATCCGCATTTGTTCCCAGAGAAAACGCAACCGTTATTATTGTGGAAGGAGTGGAAAAACCCGGTAATCTTGGGGCCATTCTGAGAAGTTGTGAAGCTTTTGGAATTGATGCACTCATCGTTGCAGACGGAAAAGCAGATTTCTATAATCCCAATGTGATCCGGTCGAGTGTAGGATGTCTGTTCGGAATGGAAGTGTATGATGCAGAAAATATGGAAACCCTTGATTTTCTTCAAAAATATAATTTCAATATCTACACCACCCTTATGGATGAGACGGCAGAAGACATTTATAAGAGAGACTTCACACAGAGGTCTGCCGTATTATTCGGAACAGAGCATTCTGGATTAAGTGATTTCTGGATAGGAAAGGGAAAAAATACGCTGATTCCTATGGCAGGAAGCATTGATTCGTTAAATTTAAGTAATGCAGTGGCTATTACGTGCTATGAATCGCTGAGGCAGAAGAAGGGATAA
- a CDS encoding LytTR family DNA-binding domain-containing protein, with protein MFSFAAYSYPKSESYQEILVSSAASGILIYLFLIIFQPFGTENFHHQYKYLLLFPYSVIFGLAFFITDSIVIRFKNWNIGAELLKVTVIIFLASVLSYFYNTLFLSRVSLSFTNYLYMFLYSLAVGIPISAIYILSRYIYLKNLHEKTAREVSHQLAAHPEASAQKFHPVLIITTNSTELKIPADHFICAQSMENYCSLFFIENNEVKKLLIRTTLSGLLDQVQTEAIKKCHRSYIVNLDKVKNIRGNAQGYKLSLSEIDFEIPVSRGFISLIIPKLGVLKG; from the coding sequence ATGTTTTCCTTTGCAGCCTATTCCTATCCAAAGTCCGAATCTTATCAGGAGATTCTGGTTTCCTCTGCTGCTTCGGGAATTTTAATTTATCTTTTCCTGATTATCTTCCAGCCTTTCGGAACGGAAAATTTTCATCATCAATATAAATACCTGCTGCTTTTTCCTTATTCTGTTATTTTTGGATTGGCTTTTTTTATAACAGATTCCATTGTCATTCGCTTCAAAAACTGGAATATCGGTGCCGAACTTTTGAAGGTTACCGTTATTATCTTTCTGGCCTCTGTTCTTTCCTACTTTTACAACACCTTATTTTTAAGCAGGGTTTCACTAAGCTTCACCAACTACCTGTACATGTTTCTTTATTCGCTCGCAGTCGGAATTCCTATTTCAGCGATCTATATCCTGTCCCGGTATATCTATCTGAAGAACCTCCATGAAAAAACCGCCCGGGAAGTTTCTCACCAGCTCGCGGCACATCCCGAAGCTTCAGCTCAAAAGTTCCATCCGGTATTAATTATTACAACAAACAGTACAGAACTGAAGATTCCTGCGGATCATTTCATTTGCGCACAATCCATGGAAAACTACTGCTCCCTGTTTTTCATCGAAAATAATGAGGTAAAAAAACTGCTGATCAGGACAACGCTTTCCGGACTTTTAGATCAGGTGCAGACAGAAGCTATCAAAAAATGTCACCGTTCCTATATTGTCAATCTGGATAAGGTAAAAAACATCAGGGGAAATGCCCAGGGCTACAAACTTTCTCTTTCTGAAATTGATTTTGAAATTCCTGTTTCAAGAGGATTTATTTCACTGATTATTCCAAAACTGGGAGTTCTAAAGGGCTGA
- a CDS encoding RidA family protein produces the protein MKQIINTVNAPAAIGPYSQANMANGVLYISGQIPVDPATGKLVEGIEKETHQVMKNLEAILTEAGMTFKNVVKATIFLKSMDDFAVMNDIYASYLDADSYPARETVQVSCLPKNVDIEISMIAHQD, from the coding sequence ATGAAACAGATAATCAACACAGTTAATGCCCCTGCAGCAATCGGTCCTTATTCCCAAGCCAATATGGCAAACGGTGTACTGTATATTTCAGGACAGATCCCTGTAGATCCTGCAACGGGTAAACTGGTAGAAGGCATTGAGAAAGAAACGCACCAGGTCATGAAAAACCTTGAAGCTATTCTTACTGAAGCGGGAATGACTTTTAAAAATGTAGTGAAAGCTACCATATTCCTGAAGAGTATGGATGATTTTGCGGTGATGAATGATATTTATGCTTCCTATCTGGATGCGGACAGCTATCCGGCCCGTGAGACCGTGCAGGTTTCTTGTCTGCCAAAGAATGTTGATATTGAAATTTCTATGATTGCACATCAGGATTAA
- a CDS encoding CPBP family intramembrane glutamic endopeptidase: MNKTFRFFFIFITGFFIYYLFDFYCFKMILNFIKELSGSKALAHVAAYAVTLIPLLITLKILLPQKKIITLLSLDSSFFKGITLAFISTLPMLTGYLIFFDPVRKLDLQGVFINTVSSAFFEEIIFRTFLIGVLYRFTRLGFISSILFGSLLFAQVHLYQSSDFKELIQIFLITFLGSVFFSWAYIETDFNLWTAIFLHFFMNLYWELFDVADNVSGNWYGNLFKIISILLTIALIINYKRKNKTPFQITGKSLFIKTKLP, from the coding sequence ATGAACAAAACCTTCCGTTTCTTTTTTATTTTTATCACAGGATTTTTTATCTATTATTTATTTGATTTTTACTGTTTCAAAATGATCCTGAACTTCATAAAGGAATTATCCGGCAGTAAAGCACTCGCTCATGTTGCAGCCTATGCTGTCACCCTGATTCCTCTACTGATCACCCTGAAGATTTTACTTCCTCAAAAGAAAATTATTACGCTCCTTTCTCTCGACTCATCTTTTTTTAAAGGAATCACTCTGGCATTCATCAGTACACTTCCCATGCTTACCGGTTATTTAATTTTCTTTGATCCGGTCAGGAAATTAGACCTTCAGGGGGTATTTATCAATACGGTATCTTCTGCTTTTTTTGAAGAAATAATTTTCAGGACATTCCTTATCGGGGTTTTATACCGTTTTACAAGATTGGGTTTTATTTCCTCTATCCTCTTTGGTTCTCTGCTGTTTGCACAGGTCCACCTCTATCAAAGCAGTGATTTCAAAGAACTGATACAAATCTTTCTTATTACGTTTTTGGGTTCAGTGTTTTTTTCATGGGCATACATAGAGACAGATTTTAACTTATGGACCGCCATATTCCTGCATTTTTTCATGAATTTATACTGGGAACTCTTTGATGTCGCAGACAATGTGTCCGGAAATTGGTATGGAAATTTATTTAAAATCATCTCGATCCTGCTGACTATCGCTTTAATTATCAATTATAAGCGAAAGAATAAAACTCCATTTCAAATTACAGGAAAAAGCCTTTTCATTAAAACAAAACTGCCCTAA